The following are from one region of the Stigmatella ashevillena genome:
- a CDS encoding GatB/YqeY domain-containing protein encodes MRTVDEWKTTLRAALKEALRTRSALASAVLRETLAAIDNAEAPDVSVAPPSVGGTFAGSAGAVGSGEVPRLALTPDAVNAVIEREIQERRDAVALYVKLGRHDEANAVKAQLDVLLAL; translated from the coding sequence ATGAGAACCGTTGATGAATGGAAGACGACGCTTCGCGCCGCGCTGAAAGAGGCGCTTCGCACTCGGAGCGCTCTGGCTTCGGCCGTACTCCGTGAAACGCTCGCGGCCATCGACAACGCGGAGGCTCCCGACGTGAGCGTTGCTCCACCGTCCGTCGGTGGCACATTCGCTGGAAGCGCCGGTGCGGTGGGGAGTGGTGAAGTGCCCCGCCTGGCCCTGACGCCGGACGCCGTGAATGCCGTCATCGAACGAGAGATTCAAGAACGGCGGGATGCGGTGGCGCTCTACGTCAAGCTCGGAAGACACGACGAAGCCAACGCAGTGAAGGCGCAACTGGACGTGCTCCTGGCGCTTTGA
- a CDS encoding DNA cytosine methyltransferase: protein MRPRRLRTSRPTLTAIEICAGAGGQAIGLDLAGFEHVAAVEIDKHACATLRLNRPSWRVFEDDLRNFSGTPFRGVDLVAGGVPCPPFSIAGKQLGADDERDLFPEALRLVEEIRPAAVMLENVRGLAAERFTEYRASVLSRLKRLGYEPSWRVLNASDYGVPQLRPRFILVALRPVAAAHFVWPKPQRESPTVGNTIGDLMASAGWPGAEAWIAGAQALAPTIVGGSKKHGGPDLGPTRARLEWSKLGVDGLGIANAAPDASFPLDKKPKLTVPMVARLQGFPDDWTLSGGKTAAYRQVGNAFPPPVARAVGLAIRKALTKAIAEAPAQLRFA from the coding sequence GTGAGGCCGAGACGTCTTCGCACCAGCAGACCCACGCTGACAGCGATCGAGATCTGTGCAGGCGCAGGGGGGCAGGCCATCGGCCTGGATCTGGCCGGGTTCGAGCATGTGGCGGCTGTCGAGATCGACAAGCACGCCTGTGCCACCCTCCGGCTGAACAGACCTTCGTGGCGCGTGTTCGAGGACGACCTGCGGAATTTCTCGGGGACACCTTTCCGGGGAGTGGACCTCGTCGCGGGCGGCGTTCCCTGTCCGCCCTTCTCCATTGCCGGCAAGCAGCTCGGGGCCGACGATGAGCGCGACCTGTTCCCCGAGGCCCTGCGTCTGGTGGAGGAAATCCGCCCCGCGGCGGTGATGCTGGAGAATGTGCGGGGACTCGCGGCGGAGCGGTTCACGGAGTACCGCGCGTCGGTCCTGAGCCGACTGAAGCGCCTCGGCTATGAGCCCTCGTGGCGCGTGCTGAATGCCTCTGATTACGGCGTTCCTCAGCTCCGCCCCCGCTTCATTCTCGTCGCGCTCCGGCCGGTAGCGGCGGCGCACTTCGTATGGCCCAAGCCCCAGCGCGAGAGCCCCACCGTGGGAAACACGATTGGCGACCTCATGGCCTCAGCGGGTTGGCCGGGGGCTGAAGCCTGGATCGCCGGTGCGCAAGCTTTGGCGCCCACCATTGTCGGTGGCTCGAAGAAGCACGGTGGACCGGATTTGGGACCGACCCGGGCGCGCCTCGAGTGGTCCAAGCTCGGCGTCGATGGGTTGGGCATTGCCAACGCGGCGCCGGATGCCTCGTTCCCTCTCGACAAGAAGCCCAAGCTGACAGTGCCCATGGTCGCGCGGCTGCAAGGGTTTCCGGATGACTGGACCCTGTCCGGAGGGAAGACCGCCGCTTACCGTCAGGTCGGGAACGCATTTCCGCCTCCCGTGGCGCGGGCGGTGGGGTTGGCCATCCGCAAAGCGCTGACGAAGGCCATTGCCGAGGCTCCCGCGCAGTTGCGCTTTGCCTAG